One genomic segment of Streptomyces niveus includes these proteins:
- a CDS encoding DoxX family protein, translating into MAHGHRTDTFGTIGGERQGWRDTATRYALVPLRIFLGVTFIYAGLDKLTDSAFMSATGPGSVGELMRSVRDSSAVPALVDLSLKNPEGFGYAIGIGEVAVGLGTLVGLLARLAAFGGALISLSLWLTVSWQTEPYYYGNDLAYLMAWLPLVLAGASVLSLDAALADRRRRMR; encoded by the coding sequence ATGGCGCACGGACACCGGACAGACACCTTCGGGACGATCGGCGGTGAGCGGCAGGGCTGGAGGGACACGGCGACCAGGTACGCCCTGGTGCCGCTGCGGATCTTCCTCGGCGTGACCTTCATATACGCCGGACTCGACAAACTCACCGACAGCGCCTTCATGTCGGCGACCGGGCCCGGCTCCGTCGGCGAGCTGATGAGGAGCGTGCGGGACAGCTCCGCCGTCCCCGCGCTCGTCGACCTCTCCCTCAAGAACCCCGAGGGGTTCGGCTATGCCATCGGCATCGGTGAAGTCGCCGTCGGCCTCGGCACGCTCGTCGGGCTGCTGGCCCGGCTCGCGGCGTTCGGCGGCGCGCTGATCTCACTGAGCCTGTGGCTGACCGTGAGCTGGCAGACGGAGCCCTACTACTACGGCAACGACCTCGCCTACCTCATGGCCTGGCTGCCGCTGGTACTCGCCGGCGCCTCGGTGCTCTCCCTGGACGCCGCCCTGGCCGACAGGCGGCGCCGAATGCGGTAG
- a CDS encoding ATP-dependent DNA helicase, whose amino-acid sequence MSSLFDDSFLADLQPSAEEPPPPPEDTAPEQVPDDLFGGKFDVPPPRDAYHRDGAPRTVVDPAALLEGLNEEQRAAVVHTGSPLLIVAGAGSGKTRVLTHRIAHLLGTRSVHPGEILAITFTNKAAGEMKERVGQLVGPRANAMWVMTFHSACVRILRRESKRLGFTSSFSIYDAADSKRLMALVCRDLDLDPKRHPPKAFSAKISNLKNELIDEETFAGQASDPFEKTLAEAYRMYQARLREANALDFDDIIMTTVHLLQAFGDVAEHYRRRFRHVLVDEYQDTNHAQYTLVRELVGPAGEGHDPAELCVVGDADQSIYAFRGATIRNILQFEEDYPDATTILLEQNYRSTQTILSAANAVIERNESRRPKNLWTNAGAGALITGYVADTEHDEAQFVADEIDRMTDASEAKAGDVAVFYRTNAQSRVFEEIFIRVGLPYKVVGGVRFYERKEVRDVLAYLRVLANPEDGVPLRRILNVPKRGIGDRAEAMIDALSVREKISFAQALRRVDEAYGMAARSSNAVKRFNTLMEELRTVVESGAGPATVLEAVLERTGYLAELQASTDPQDETRIENLQELAAVALEFEQERAQAAGAEAPGTATEADAGGAGSDEAAADADAAAPSGTLAEFLERVALVADSDQIPDEDEDGSGVITLMTLHTAKGLEFPVVFLTGMEDGVFPHMRALGQAKELEEERRLAYVGITRARERLYLTRSSMRSAWGQPSYNPPSRFLEEIPGEHLTWKRTGPMAAPAGPTSGITSSLSTSRSRSGPAGFATRRATEKPVISLAVGDRVTHDQFGLGTVVTVTGSGADAQATIDFGDSKPKRLLLRYAPVDKL is encoded by the coding sequence ATGAGCAGCCTCTTTGACGACAGCTTCCTGGCGGACCTCCAGCCCTCGGCCGAGGAGCCCCCGCCGCCACCCGAGGACACCGCTCCGGAACAGGTGCCCGACGATCTCTTCGGAGGGAAGTTCGACGTGCCCCCGCCCAGGGATGCGTACCACCGAGACGGTGCGCCGCGCACGGTCGTGGACCCGGCGGCGCTGCTCGAAGGGCTGAACGAGGAGCAGCGCGCCGCCGTCGTGCACACCGGATCGCCGCTGCTCATCGTGGCGGGCGCGGGCTCCGGCAAGACCCGCGTGCTGACGCACCGGATCGCGCATCTGCTGGGGACCCGCAGCGTGCATCCGGGCGAAATACTGGCGATCACGTTCACCAACAAGGCCGCGGGCGAGATGAAGGAGCGCGTCGGACAGCTCGTCGGACCGCGCGCCAACGCCATGTGGGTGATGACGTTCCACAGCGCCTGCGTGCGGATCCTGCGCCGTGAGTCGAAGCGCCTCGGGTTCACGTCGTCGTTCTCGATCTACGACGCGGCCGACTCCAAGCGGCTCATGGCCCTGGTCTGCCGCGATCTGGACCTCGACCCCAAGCGCCACCCCCCGAAGGCGTTCAGCGCCAAGATCTCGAATCTGAAGAACGAGCTGATCGACGAGGAGACCTTCGCCGGTCAGGCGTCGGACCCCTTCGAGAAGACGCTGGCCGAGGCGTACCGGATGTACCAGGCGCGGCTGCGCGAGGCCAACGCGCTGGACTTCGACGACATCATCATGACGACGGTCCATCTGCTCCAGGCGTTCGGGGACGTCGCCGAGCACTACCGCCGCCGCTTCCGCCACGTCCTGGTGGACGAGTACCAGGACACCAACCACGCCCAGTACACCCTGGTGCGTGAGCTGGTCGGCCCCGCGGGCGAGGGACACGACCCGGCCGAGCTGTGCGTGGTCGGTGACGCGGACCAGTCCATCTACGCGTTCCGGGGCGCCACGATCCGCAACATCCTCCAGTTCGAGGAGGACTACCCGGACGCGACGACGATCCTGCTGGAGCAGAACTACCGCTCCACGCAGACGATCCTCAGCGCGGCCAACGCGGTCATCGAGCGCAACGAGAGCCGCCGCCCCAAGAATCTGTGGACGAACGCCGGAGCGGGCGCCCTGATCACCGGGTACGTGGCGGACACCGAGCACGACGAGGCGCAGTTCGTCGCCGACGAGATCGACCGTATGACGGACGCGTCGGAGGCCAAGGCGGGCGATGTCGCCGTCTTCTACCGGACGAACGCGCAGTCGCGTGTCTTCGAGGAGATCTTCATCCGCGTCGGCCTGCCCTACAAGGTCGTCGGCGGTGTGCGCTTCTACGAGCGCAAGGAGGTCCGCGACGTGCTGGCCTATCTGCGCGTGCTCGCCAATCCGGAGGACGGCGTCCCGCTGCGCCGGATCCTGAACGTGCCCAAGCGCGGCATCGGCGACCGTGCCGAGGCGATGATCGACGCGCTCTCGGTCCGGGAGAAGATCTCCTTCGCGCAGGCGCTGCGCCGGGTCGACGAGGCGTACGGCATGGCGGCCCGCTCGTCGAACGCCGTGAAGCGCTTCAACACACTGATGGAGGAGCTGCGTACGGTCGTCGAGTCCGGCGCCGGTCCGGCGACGGTCCTGGAGGCCGTGCTCGAACGGACCGGCTATCTGGCGGAGTTGCAGGCGTCGACCGACCCGCAGGACGAGACGCGGATCGAGAACTTGCAGGAACTGGCCGCTGTGGCACTGGAGTTCGAGCAGGAGCGGGCGCAGGCGGCCGGTGCGGAAGCACCGGGGACGGCCACAGAAGCGGACGCGGGCGGCGCCGGCTCCGATGAGGCGGCCGCCGACGCGGACGCCGCCGCCCCGTCCGGGACGCTCGCCGAGTTCCTGGAGCGGGTCGCGCTGGTCGCCGACTCCGACCAGATCCCCGACGAGGACGAGGACGGCTCCGGGGTCATCACGCTGATGACGCTGCACACCGCGAAGGGGCTGGAATTCCCCGTCGTCTTCCTGACGGGCATGGAGGACGGCGTCTTCCCGCACATGCGCGCCCTCGGTCAGGCGAAGGAGCTGGAGGAGGAGCGCAGGCTGGCGTACGTCGGCATCACGCGCGCCCGCGAGCGGCTCTATCTGACCAGGTCCTCGATGCGCAGCGCGTGGGGCCAGCCCTCGTACAACCCGCCGTCGCGCTTCCTGGAGGAGATTCCGGGCGAGCATCTGACGTGGAAGCGCACCGGCCCGATGGCGGCCCCCGCCGGGCCGACGTCGGGGATCACCTCCTCGCTGTCCACGTCCCGCTCACGGTCGGGCCCCGCCGGTTTCGCCACGCGGCGCGCGACCGAGAAGCCCGTCATCTCGCTCGCGGTGGGGGACAGGGTCACGCACGACCAGTTCGGCCTCGGGACGGTCGTCACGGTGACGGGGTCGGGCGCCGACGCGCAGGCGACGATCGACTTCGGCGACTCGAAGCCGAAGCGGCTGCTGCTGCGGTACGCGCCGGTCGACAAGCTGTAA
- a CDS encoding LuxR C-terminal-related transcriptional regulator — protein sequence MTGTSGTTGTSGDGGGGEAGSRRVRVVLVDDHRMFRTGVQAEIGQTETTGVEVVGEAADVDQAVTVITATRPEVVLLDVHLPGGGGVEVLRRCAPLMAAAEDPVRFLALSVSDAAEDVIGVIRGGARGYVTKTITGTDLVDSIFRVQDGDAVFSPRLAGFVLDAFASTDAPPVDEDMDRLTQREREVLRLIARGYAYKEIAKQLYISVKTVESHVSAVLRKLQLSNRHELTRWATARRLV from the coding sequence ATGACCGGCACCAGCGGGACGACCGGCACGAGCGGCGACGGCGGCGGGGGAGAGGCCGGGAGCAGGCGGGTGCGGGTGGTGCTGGTCGACGACCACCGGATGTTCCGCACCGGGGTCCAGGCCGAGATCGGGCAGACCGAGACCACGGGCGTGGAGGTCGTCGGCGAGGCCGCCGACGTCGACCAGGCCGTCACGGTCATCACCGCCACCCGCCCCGAGGTCGTCCTGCTCGACGTCCATCTCCCGGGCGGTGGCGGCGTGGAGGTCCTGCGCCGCTGCGCGCCGCTGATGGCGGCGGCCGAGGACCCGGTGCGCTTCCTGGCGCTGTCGGTGTCCGACGCGGCGGAGGACGTGATCGGCGTGATCCGCGGCGGTGCGCGCGGCTATGTCACCAAGACGATCACCGGCACGGACCTGGTGGACTCGATCTTCCGGGTCCAGGACGGCGACGCGGTCTTCTCACCGAGGCTGGCGGGCTTCGTGCTCGACGCGTTCGCCTCGACGGACGCGCCGCCGGTCGACGAGGACATGGACCGTCTCACGCAGCGCGAGCGCGAGGTGCTGCGGCTGATCGCACGCGGTTACGCGTACAAGGAGATCGCGAAGCAGCTCTACATCTCGGTGAAGACGGTCGAGTCGCACGTCTCGGCGGTGCTGCGCAAGCTCCAGCTCTCCAACCGGCACGAACTGACCCGGTGGGCGACGGCGCGCAGGCTGGTGTGA
- a CDS encoding NlpC/P60 family protein, with the protein MAAHRRRRSKHRPFSGQYGRTAATLALAGAATATGLEGSAHAEPRLTPAQVKSKVDKLHHEAEEATEKYNGAKEKADDARASLDRLRDEAARRTERLNASRNALGSIATAQYRAGGLDPAVQLALSSDPDGYLRGAELAERAGFQQAWAVSRMRAQLGDIGRLRTKADGKLAELKSRQAELATHKSTIHRKLDDARKLLDRLTAAERARYEGGTDPRADRSRSRAATAAVAAPNARAAAAIAYARGAIGKPYVWGATGPDGFDCSGLTQAAWRAAGVALPRTTYTQINAGQRVSRSQLAPGDLVFFYSGISHVGLYVGGGQMIHAPRPGAGVRLAPIDQMPFAGAARPA; encoded by the coding sequence GTGGCAGCGCACCGCCGACGCCGATCGAAGCACCGACCGTTCAGCGGCCAGTACGGCCGTACGGCGGCCACTCTCGCCCTCGCGGGGGCCGCGACGGCCACCGGGCTCGAAGGCTCCGCACACGCCGAGCCGCGCCTGACGCCGGCGCAGGTGAAGTCGAAGGTCGACAAGCTCCACCACGAGGCGGAGGAAGCCACCGAGAAGTACAACGGGGCGAAGGAGAAGGCGGACGACGCGCGGGCCTCGCTGGACAGGCTGCGCGACGAGGCCGCCCGGCGGACGGAACGGCTCAACGCCTCGCGCAACGCGCTCGGTTCGATCGCCACCGCCCAGTACCGCGCGGGCGGTCTCGACCCCGCCGTACAGCTCGCCCTCAGCTCCGACCCCGACGGGTATCTGCGCGGGGCCGAGCTCGCCGAACGGGCCGGCTTCCAGCAGGCTTGGGCTGTCAGCAGGATGCGCGCGCAGCTCGGGGACATCGGCCGCCTCCGTACGAAGGCCGACGGAAAGCTCGCCGAGCTGAAGAGCCGTCAGGCCGAGCTGGCCACACACAAGTCGACCATCCACAGGAAGCTCGACGACGCCCGCAAGCTGCTCGACCGGCTCACCGCCGCCGAGCGGGCGCGGTACGAAGGGGGCACCGACCCGCGCGCCGACCGCTCGCGGAGCCGCGCGGCCACGGCGGCCGTGGCCGCGCCCAACGCCCGCGCCGCCGCCGCGATCGCCTACGCGCGCGGGGCGATCGGCAAGCCCTACGTGTGGGGCGCGACGGGGCCGGACGGGTTCGACTGCTCCGGGCTGACCCAGGCCGCCTGGCGTGCCGCCGGGGTCGCGCTGCCCCGCACGACCTACACGCAGATCAACGCGGGCCAGCGGGTCTCCCGCTCCCAGCTCGCCCCGGGCGACCTGGTGTTCTTCTACTCGGGGATCTCGCACGTCGGGCTCTATGTCGGCGGCGGGCAGATGATCCACGCCCCTCGGCCGGGCGCCGGGGTGCGATTGGCCCCGATCGACCAGATGCCGTTCGCGGGCGCCGCCCGCCCCGCCTAG
- a CDS encoding ATP-binding protein yields MPVATPTPPPSSSSSSSGAGPSGAPRSRSRASGTVPGADEQPLRKLYRSADGRLLGGVARGLAGHLGLPVGWVRLVFLALFLAQGLGALLYAIFWIVVPLGVGGTPTEMRPLFETTGDGRRRLRKPDRGQTFAIIALFVVGTVFVASADLGRGGAGNYIWPTLLIGAGVVLVWRQADNARRAQWASLSTDSRRRRVFQIARGLAGVALVGMGLTVFMVVRGSAAQLGNVLTAAIAVVAGVALLAGPWLVRMTQDLSDERLMRIRAQERAEVAAHVHDSVLHTLTLIQRNADDGGEVRRLARAQERELRAWLYRPEGTGKDEANEPDTLAEAVKATAAEVEDYHGVPIEVVVVGDCPLDEKLAAQMQAAREAMVNAAKYGGEGGAVQVYAEVEGRTVFVSVRDRGPGFDLDAVPEDRMGVRESIFGRMERNGGTARVRSAPDGGTEVELEMERAADV; encoded by the coding sequence ATGCCGGTCGCCACGCCAACCCCGCCCCCGTCGTCCTCCTCGTCGTCCTCGGGCGCGGGGCCGTCGGGCGCGCCCCGGAGCCGGAGCCGGGCGTCGGGGACGGTACCGGGGGCCGACGAGCAGCCCCTGCGCAAGCTCTACCGCAGCGCGGACGGCAGACTGCTGGGCGGCGTCGCACGCGGTCTCGCGGGCCATCTGGGGCTGCCGGTCGGCTGGGTGCGGCTCGTCTTCCTCGCCCTGTTCCTCGCGCAGGGGCTCGGCGCGCTGCTGTACGCCATCTTCTGGATCGTCGTGCCGCTCGGCGTCGGCGGCACCCCCACCGAGATGCGCCCGCTCTTCGAGACGACGGGCGACGGTCGGCGACGGCTCCGTAAACCCGACCGGGGACAGACCTTCGCGATCATCGCGCTGTTCGTCGTCGGGACCGTCTTCGTCGCCAGCGCCGACCTCGGGCGCGGCGGCGCGGGCAACTACATCTGGCCGACGCTGCTCATCGGGGCCGGTGTCGTCCTGGTCTGGCGCCAGGCCGACAACGCCCGCCGCGCCCAGTGGGCCTCGCTCTCGACCGACAGCAGGCGCCGCAGGGTCTTCCAGATCGCGCGCGGACTCGCCGGTGTCGCGCTGGTGGGCATGGGCCTGACCGTGTTCATGGTCGTACGCGGCTCGGCCGCCCAGCTCGGCAACGTCCTTACGGCGGCCATCGCCGTCGTGGCCGGGGTCGCGCTGCTCGCCGGGCCCTGGCTCGTACGGATGACCCAGGACCTGTCCGACGAGCGCCTGATGCGCATCCGCGCCCAGGAACGCGCCGAGGTCGCCGCGCACGTCCACGACTCCGTCCTGCACACGCTCACGCTGATACAGCGCAACGCGGACGACGGCGGCGAGGTCCGGCGGCTCGCCCGCGCGCAGGAGCGGGAGCTGCGCGCCTGGCTGTACAGGCCCGAAGGCACCGGCAAGGACGAGGCGAACGAACCCGACACCCTCGCCGAGGCCGTGAAGGCGACCGCCGCCGAGGTGGAGGACTACCACGGCGTACCGATCGAGGTCGTGGTGGTCGGCGACTGCCCGCTCGACGAGAAACTGGCCGCACAGATGCAGGCGGCACGCGAGGCAATGGTCAACGCCGCCAAGTACGGTGGCGAGGGAGGCGCCGTGCAGGTCTACGCGGAGGTCGAGGGCCGGACGGTCTTCGTCTCCGTACGGGACCGCGGGCCCGGGTTCGATCTGGACGCGGTGCCCGAGGACAGGATGGGCGTACGGGAGTCGATCTTCGGCCGGATGGAACGCAACGGCGGTACGGCGAGGGTGCGTTCGGCGCCCGACGGGGGCACGGAAGTGGAGCTTGAGATGGAGAGGGCGGCGGACGTATGA
- a CDS encoding SAM-dependent methyltransferase, translated as MSDHDELHAILAAPNNPLLTWNAPLSEEHARSLIDACALPEGGRVVDLGCGWGELLLRLVEGAPGSTGDGVEKDPAAVARGRRLAGDRGLDGRVTFHESSAEGWPGTGYDLAVCIGAVHAWPGTTREALRALRGAVEPGGRVLFADGFWTEKPTSAALEGLGAEEDELVGSLGDLVRAAADAGFAPLRTTVADQREWDVFESSGRAGWGERWALENPDHPLHTDARATAARHREGYLGGYRGYLGFAYLVLGV; from the coding sequence ATGTCCGACCACGACGAACTCCACGCCATCCTCGCCGCCCCCAACAACCCCCTCCTGACCTGGAACGCCCCCCTCTCCGAAGAACACGCCCGCTCGCTGATCGACGCCTGCGCCCTGCCCGAGGGTGGGCGGGTGGTCGATCTCGGGTGTGGCTGGGGGGAGTTGTTGCTGCGGCTGGTCGAAGGGGCTCCCGGCAGTACCGGGGACGGGGTGGAGAAGGACCCCGCCGCCGTGGCGCGCGGGCGGCGGCTCGCCGGGGATCGGGGGCTGGACGGTCGCGTGACGTTCCACGAGAGCTCCGCCGAGGGGTGGCCAGGGACCGGTTACGACCTCGCCGTCTGCATCGGGGCCGTGCACGCCTGGCCCGGCACGACCCGTGAGGCGCTGCGCGCCCTGCGCGGGGCCGTCGAACCCGGTGGGCGGGTGCTCTTCGCCGATGGATTCTGGACGGAGAAGCCGACCTCCGCCGCCCTCGAGGGACTCGGCGCCGAGGAGGACGAACTCGTCGGCTCGCTGGGCGATCTGGTCCGGGCCGCCGCCGACGCCGGCTTCGCCCCGCTCCGTACGACCGTCGCCGACCAGCGTGAATGGGACGTCTTCGAGTCCAGCGGCCGGGCCGGCTGGGGCGAGCGCTGGGCCCTTGAGAACCCGGACCATCCGCTGCACACGGACGCCCGAGCCACCGCCGCCCGGCACCGGGAGGGCTATCTCGGCGGCTACCGGGGGTACCTCGGCTTCGCGTATCTCGTCCTCGGCGTCTGA
- a CDS encoding PspC domain-containing protein: MTQSAPHTSTQPPQPRPPQLVRAPRQKVVAGVCGGLGRYCDLDPVIFRIVIVVLTLTGGIGLIFYGFAWLLVPLDGEDDNELRRLLSGRVDGASLIAVLLALVGCGLFLSMLNNGETLGFATLLSIAVIGAAVWSQRRHATAQEGGPLDPGTAAAVAEAPPETKAPPTPGSPSWWRDPIVKDGTTGPPSPSGYLWGPDDEADDAGRGSKRRGAGKRKSSGGSCGRQGPRGIGGRVFLLALLAGGIGLRLSWDSQPLGTSLQIGFAAALGVFGLGLAVSAFLGRTGFGTIFLTVLTAGLLAGSAAVPKDIGTQWVRKTWSPAAVASVAPAYELGTGVGKLDLTAVDVPAGETLRTKAEVGAGKLTVTVPRDVTLKVHAQTGLGDIRLPGEPPNDIDLSPAQERTRTVAPPKGVKPAGTLDIRLEVGVGQVEVTRAAA; encoded by the coding sequence ATGACTCAGTCCGCCCCGCACACCTCGACGCAGCCGCCGCAGCCGCGGCCTCCTCAGCTGGTGCGCGCGCCGCGGCAGAAGGTCGTGGCGGGCGTCTGCGGCGGGCTGGGGCGGTACTGCGACCTGGACCCGGTCATCTTCCGCATCGTCATCGTCGTGCTCACGCTGACCGGTGGCATCGGGCTGATCTTCTACGGCTTCGCCTGGCTGCTCGTCCCGCTCGACGGCGAGGACGACAACGAGCTGCGCCGGCTGCTGTCGGGCCGCGTCGACGGCGCCTCCCTGATCGCCGTGCTGCTCGCGCTCGTGGGCTGCGGTCTCTTCCTGTCGATGCTCAACAACGGCGAGACACTGGGTTTCGCCACGCTGCTGTCGATCGCCGTGATCGGCGCGGCGGTCTGGTCGCAGCGGCGGCACGCCACCGCGCAGGAGGGTGGCCCGCTCGACCCGGGGACGGCGGCGGCGGTGGCCGAGGCGCCCCCGGAGACGAAGGCGCCGCCGACGCCGGGCAGTCCGTCGTGGTGGCGCGACCCGATCGTCAAGGACGGTACGACGGGGCCCCCGTCACCGTCCGGGTATCTGTGGGGTCCGGACGACGAGGCCGACGACGCGGGCCGGGGCTCCAAGCGCCGGGGGGCGGGAAAGCGGAAGTCGTCCGGGGGCTCGTGCGGGCGGCAGGGTCCGCGCGGGATCGGCGGGCGGGTCTTCCTGCTGGCGCTGCTCGCGGGCGGCATCGGGCTGAGGCTGTCGTGGGACTCCCAGCCGCTCGGTACGAGCCTCCAGATCGGCTTCGCCGCCGCGCTGGGCGTGTTCGGTCTCGGGCTCGCGGTGAGCGCCTTCCTGGGACGTACGGGCTTCGGCACGATCTTCCTCACCGTCCTCACCGCCGGGCTGCTCGCGGGCTCGGCGGCCGTCCCGAAGGACATCGGCACGCAGTGGGTCCGTAAGACCTGGAGCCCGGCGGCCGTCGCGTCGGTGGCACCGGCGTACGAACTGGGCACCGGGGTCGGGAAGCTCGACCTGACCGCCGTCGACGTCCCGGCGGGCGAGACCCTCCGTACGAAGGCGGAGGTCGGCGCCGGGAAGCTGACGGTCACCGTGCCGCGCGACGTGACACTGAAGGTGCACGCGCAGACGGGGCTCGGTGACATCCGGCTCCCCGGTGAGCCGCCGAACGACATCGACCTCTCACCGGCGCAGGAGCGGACGCGTACGGTGGCACCGCCCAAGGGCGTGAAGCCCGCGGGCACACTGGACATCCGGCTCGAGGTCGGTGTCGGACAGGTGGAGGTGACCCGTGCCGCTGCATGA
- a CDS encoding C40 family peptidase — MPTLASHRKSRSRTGVRANTPAVGFTTAALASVTLLSTQSATAAPAEPKPSIEEVQKKVDDLYRQAGTATQQYNKAKEATDTQRKSVDRVLDDVAKSADRVNEARRALGTYAAAQYRAGAVGPTAALMFADSPESYFEQTQLMDRLTDRQQDAVEDFQKEQRSAAKQRVEATKSLESLTESQASLKAGKQKVQNKLAAARSLLSDLTAEEKARLAALERKKEEEARRKAEAKAKEEAAERKRQEEARQEAPATGGGTDTGSGGGSGATDGTYAAKAEKVLAFARAQIGKPYVWGATGPSSYDCSGLTGAAWKEAGVQLPRTTWDQVKVGKRVATADLLPGDLVFFYDDISHVGIYKGDGKMIHAPKPGANVREESIYYMPIYGSVRPA, encoded by the coding sequence ATGCCGACCTTGGCGTCGCATCGCAAATCGCGCAGCCGTACCGGAGTGCGCGCGAACACACCGGCCGTCGGCTTCACGACGGCCGCACTCGCCTCGGTCACGCTTCTGTCGACGCAGAGCGCCACCGCCGCGCCGGCGGAGCCCAAGCCCTCCATAGAAGAGGTGCAGAAGAAGGTCGACGACCTGTACCGGCAGGCCGGTACGGCGACGCAGCAGTACAACAAGGCGAAGGAAGCGACCGACACGCAGCGCAAGTCGGTCGACCGGGTCCTGGACGACGTCGCCAAGAGCGCCGACAGGGTCAACGAGGCGCGACGCGCCCTCGGTACGTACGCGGCGGCGCAGTACCGCGCGGGTGCGGTCGGTCCCACGGCCGCGCTGATGTTCGCCGACAGCCCGGAGTCGTACTTCGAGCAGACCCAGCTGATGGACCGGCTGACCGACCGCCAGCAGGACGCCGTCGAGGACTTCCAGAAGGAGCAGCGGTCCGCGGCCAAGCAGCGCGTCGAGGCGACCAAGAGCCTGGAGTCGCTGACGGAGTCGCAGGCGTCGCTCAAGGCGGGCAAGCAGAAGGTCCAGAACAAGCTCGCGGCGGCGCGGTCGCTGCTCTCCGACCTGACGGCCGAGGAGAAGGCGCGGCTGGCGGCGCTGGAGCGGAAGAAGGAGGAAGAGGCGCGCCGCAAGGCCGAGGCGAAGGCCAAGGAGGAGGCCGCGGAGCGCAAGCGCCAGGAGGAGGCGCGGCAGGAGGCGCCCGCCACCGGAGGCGGCACGGACACGGGCTCGGGCGGCGGCTCGGGGGCCACGGACGGTACGTACGCGGCCAAGGCCGAGAAGGTCCTCGCGTTCGCCCGCGCCCAGATCGGCAAGCCGTACGTGTGGGGCGCCACCGGCCCCAGCTCGTACGACTGCTCGGGGCTGACGGGCGCCGCCTGGAAGGAGGCGGGTGTCCAGCTGCCACGTACGACCTGGGACCAGGTGAAGGTCGGCAAGCGCGTCGCCACGGCGGACCTGCTCCCCGGCGACCTGGTGTTCTTCTACGACGACATCAGCCACGTCGGCATCTACAAGGGCGACGGCAAGATGATCCACGCGCCGAAGCCGGGTGCGAACGTCCGCGAGGAGTCCATCTACTACATGCCGATCTACGGCAGCGTGCGCCCGGCCTGA